Proteins encoded in a region of the Rickettsia bellii RML369-C genome:
- a CDS encoding Csu type fimbrial protein — MKNNLKVLRNIIVVSILILNSNKIFATSVNFSVTATVQPYCSISATNLGFDPYTSQNNSDKTSVVTVTCTAGTGYHVKLDSGQNSSSTSTRKMKGAASASNLLQYFLYSDSARTVIWGNNANNSDSPPGAGTGLAQTYTVYGRIPSGQTTVPVDNYSDQIAVSITIP; from the coding sequence ATGAAGAATAACCTTAAGGTCCTACGTAATATTATTGTTGTTAGTATTTTAATATTAAACAGCAATAAAATTTTTGCTACTTCTGTAAATTTTTCAGTTACTGCAACAGTTCAGCCTTATTGCTCAATTTCAGCAACTAATTTAGGTTTTGATCCCTATACTTCTCAAAATAATAGCGATAAAACATCGGTTGTTACTGTAACTTGTACTGCTGGCACAGGTTATCATGTAAAATTAGATTCAGGTCAAAACAGTAGCTCTACTAGTACTCGTAAGATGAAAGGTGCTGCAAGTGCTAGTAATTTACTTCAGTATTTTCTCTATTCTGATTCTGCTAGAACTGTTATTTGGGGAAATAACGCAAATAATAGTGATTCACCACCAGGAGCAGGTACTGGTCTTGCTCAAACCTATACTGTTTATGGTCGTATACCATCAGGTCAAACTACTGTACCGGTAGATAATTATAGCGATCAAATTGCAGTAAGCATAACAATCCCATAA
- a CDS encoding RNA pyrophosphohydrolase — MNKTSKKHLALPYRPGVGMMILNADNKIFVGKRIDTKISAWQMPQGGIVPGETPSIAAMREMLEEIGSSKGYIIAESKCWYSYDVPSFLIPKLWDGNFRGQKQRWFLIRFTGTNEDININTLNPEFDEWRWASLDELLSIIIPFKRKLYQAVVKEFESLIQ; from the coding sequence TTCTAAAAAACATCTAGCACTACCTTATAGACCAGGCGTTGGTATGATGATATTAAACGCCGATAATAAAATATTTGTTGGTAAGCGAATAGATACTAAAATCTCTGCATGGCAAATGCCGCAAGGTGGAATAGTACCTGGCGAAACCCCAAGTATTGCAGCTATGCGTGAAATGTTAGAAGAAATAGGAAGCAGCAAAGGATATATAATTGCCGAAAGTAAATGCTGGTATAGTTACGATGTACCAAGTTTTTTAATTCCTAAATTATGGGACGGTAATTTTCGCGGACAGAAACAACGCTGGTTTTTAATTAGATTCACTGGCACTAACGAAGATATTAATATAAACACTCTTAATCCAGAATTTGACGAATGGCGTTGGGCATCACTTGATGAATTACTATCAATTATTATTCCATTCAAACGTAAGCTCTATCAAGCAGTAGTTAAAGAATTTGAATCATTAATACAATAG
- a CDS encoding type II toxin-antitoxin system Phd/YefM family antitoxin, with protein MSTKIAISYFKSHCLEIIDKLQTDKESIIITKRDKAVAQILPMDTKKISLFGMLKDKAEIKGNILEPIEEKWNVEHE; from the coding sequence ATGTCTACTAAAATAGCAATCAGTTACTTTAAATCTCATTGTCTTGAAATAATAGATAAATTACAAACAGATAAAGAATCTATTATAATTACTAAAAGAGATAAAGCTGTAGCTCAAATATTGCCTATGGATACTAAAAAAATTTCATTATTCGGTATGCTAAAAGATAAAGCTGAGATAAAAGGTAATATATTAGAACCAATAGAAGAAAAATGGAACGTAGAGCATGAATAA
- a CDS encoding spore coat protein U domain-containing protein: MRIRYLVAVFLISLALSGQTMATCSVSVPTVGFGNVSTSSSKTTSVTASVTCSALISLIVSYTLKFSTGSANIYNPRNMLNGSNKLTYNLYKDAAHSQILGNGTSSTVTIQDSYLLALGPVTRNYTIYASLPAQPLANVGNYQDTITVTLTQP, encoded by the coding sequence ATGCGAATAAGATATTTGGTTGCAGTGTTTTTAATTAGTTTAGCTTTATCAGGTCAAACCATGGCAACGTGTAGCGTATCTGTACCAACTGTGGGATTTGGTAATGTTAGTACGTCGTCTAGCAAAACTACTTCAGTTACGGCTTCAGTCACTTGTAGTGCTTTAATTTCATTAATTGTGAGCTATACCTTAAAATTTAGTACCGGTTCAGCAAACATTTATAACCCGAGAAATATGCTTAACGGCAGTAATAAGCTAACCTACAATTTATATAAAGATGCTGCTCATAGTCAAATACTTGGTAATGGAACAAGCAGTACAGTAACAATTCAAGATAGCTATTTGCTTGCTCTTGGACCAGTTACTAGAAATTATACTATATATGCAAGTCTGCCTGCTCAACCTCTTGCTAATGTTGGTAATTATCAAGATACTATTACTGTAACTTTAACCCAGCCATAA
- a CDS encoding BRO-N domain-containing protein, which yields MNNNDEINKLVAFKDKNIRRILYNNEWWFSVIDVVGALTDSVDSGAYWRKLKQRLSEEKSEVVTFCHELKLKAPDGKMRLTDCANTESLLRIIQSIPSPKAEPFKKWLAKVGYERIQEISDPEKSVDRARENWKRHGRSDKWIQQRMMGQETRNKLTDYWKNHEVTKENEFAILTNVIHQEWADISVREHKNIKGLKNQNLRDHMNEAELIFTALAELSTRQVAETNNAIGMEENKVAGKIGGGIAKNARISLENKTGKRVISTENYLLPERKKVKSLPES from the coding sequence ATGAATAATAACGATGAAATTAATAAATTAGTAGCTTTTAAGGATAAAAATATCAGAAGAATTTTGTATAATAACGAGTGGTGGTTTTCTGTAATTGATGTAGTAGGTGCATTAACCGATAGTGTTGATTCTGGTGCTTATTGGCGTAAACTTAAACAAAGATTAAGTGAAGAAAAAAGTGAAGTCGTGACATTTTGTCACGAGTTGAAACTGAAAGCACCCGACGGTAAAATGAGGTTAACAGACTGTGCAAATACTGAATCATTGCTGCGTATTATACAATCTATTCCTTCACCAAAAGCAGAACCGTTTAAAAAATGGCTTGCTAAAGTAGGTTATGAAAGGATTCAGGAAATCTCTGATCCTGAAAAATCTGTTGATAGAGCAAGGGAAAATTGGAAACGACATGGTCGCAGTGATAAGTGGATTCAACAACGTATGATGGGACAGGAAACTCGGAATAAGTTAACTGATTACTGGAAGAATCATGAAGTAACCAAAGAGAATGAATTTGCAATACTAACTAATGTTATTCATCAAGAATGGGCAGACATAAGCGTCAGAGAGCATAAAAATATAAAAGGTTTAAAAAATCAAAATTTACGTGATCACATGAATGAAGCGGAATTAATTTTTACTGCTCTTGCTGAGTTATCTACTCGTCAAGTAGCAGAAACTAATAATGCAATAGGTATGGAAGAAAATAAGGTTGCAGGTAAAATAGGAGGGGGTATAGCTAAAAATGCCAGAATTTCTTTAGAAAATAAAACCGGTAAGAGAGTAATTTCAACAGAAAATTATTTATTACCTGAACGCAAGAAAGTTAAAAGTTTACCTGAATCATGA
- a CDS encoding fimbria/pilus periplasmic chaperone: MLKKYFNLVIFSLVLFSNLSSAANFTIMPVKININKNDKIATIKLQNNDLMERSFQLTVLKREYENGKEEYKETKDLIATPLMFPVQGGKIQIIRIAVKDKKMFPQQKMLIEFL; the protein is encoded by the coding sequence ATGTTAAAAAAATATTTTAATTTAGTGATATTTTCACTGGTATTATTTTCAAATCTATCCTCTGCTGCTAATTTTACTATTATGCCGGTAAAAATAAATATTAATAAAAATGATAAAATAGCAACCATAAAATTACAAAATAATGATCTAATGGAAAGAAGTTTTCAGTTAACAGTATTAAAAAGAGAATATGAAAACGGCAAAGAAGAATATAAAGAAACAAAAGATTTGATAGCAACACCTTTAATGTTCCCTGTACAGGGTGGTAAAATCCAGATAATCAGGATTGCTGTAAAGGATAAAAAAATGTTTCCACAGCAGAAAATGCTTATAGAATTTCTGTAA
- a CDS encoding fimbria/pilus outer membrane usher protein has translation MSYAEITDDSELIVSLKVNYVETDIFPTIMQNKQGNYLIPLEDIEHFNVQEEYLKQGLVTYHDIQYVNLDLLTGTKYSLNHENLDLDIIFPTEKMQGQSFNATEMPIKEVDNKLINGAYFNYNLTLTQDDNSNYLAGVEELDYATENGVYSYSFLFQSKAVNSNFSKVRSAQKNYNKFTRLETNWTYENENKMTNWRVGDSFTKPAIWSNSTRFAGIQYATNFSVRPNLITYPLLDFRGKSELPSSVELFSNNIPIYNAKARMGDFDISNIPVITGRGDLIVKTQDITGKIKTITIPYYAAPSLLRPGLSDFSYETGFQRQNFTIKSNDYKYLILNTDYMLGINDYLTSGGHFEFLKNNGTVGTTSNFKIGNYGVAGISLASNIKNFGHSQRVNCGYTYESEYFDFNSNLDWNNKNYRDVYNYPNKTYSNLRYQISASYGNGDIGNISVNFLTYAIKGTLKNKRSNIISVTYQKNITKRGVLNFTIGTDLKNRHTGNFAYLSFNLNLDNNRSVSLIDSYQNNYHIKQLGFSSPISSNMGWGYSANLIKAKSTNYNVQVNRNGEHNDMGLYLYKNDASTTKQFNIQGSVVSIDKNYYMTRPITGGIALVKVSDMKDVGVYNNNQLVGYTDDKGKILIPNVTPYIPSEIRLDDEKLPLNAEFSDIALNIAPKTKSAVKLDFGIKIVRSVEMTIFDSNKHFMPLDSTVTIEGIDEELFVGYNGKVYINDIKNLEVLNGSVCNENVENSKCCHFSIPVNKDLNDPIIDLGEIVCE, from the coding sequence TTGAGCTATGCAGAAATTACAGATGATAGTGAATTAATTGTTTCATTAAAAGTAAATTATGTAGAGACGGATATATTCCCGACAATTATGCAAAATAAACAAGGGAATTATCTAATCCCCCTTGAAGATATTGAGCATTTTAACGTGCAGGAAGAATATCTAAAACAAGGCTTAGTGACTTATCATGATATACAATATGTTAATTTAGATTTATTAACAGGCACTAAATATAGTTTAAATCATGAAAATTTAGATTTAGATATTATTTTTCCTACCGAAAAAATGCAAGGTCAATCATTTAATGCTACTGAGATGCCTATTAAGGAAGTTGACAATAAGCTAATTAATGGAGCATATTTCAATTATAACCTTACCCTTACTCAAGATGATAATAGTAATTATCTAGCGGGGGTAGAGGAATTGGATTATGCAACTGAAAACGGCGTATATAGTTATAGCTTTTTATTTCAAAGCAAAGCCGTTAATTCAAATTTTTCCAAAGTAAGGAGTGCTCAAAAAAATTATAATAAATTCACTCGTTTAGAAACTAATTGGACATATGAAAATGAAAATAAAATGACCAATTGGCGAGTGGGTGATAGTTTTACAAAACCGGCTATTTGGTCTAATTCAACTAGATTTGCTGGAATTCAATATGCTACTAATTTTTCTGTGCGACCAAATTTAATCACTTATCCTTTACTTGATTTCAGGGGAAAATCAGAGCTTCCTAGTAGCGTTGAATTATTTTCTAATAATATTCCTATATATAATGCAAAAGCTAGAATGGGCGATTTTGATATAAGCAACATTCCGGTTATTACGGGTAGGGGGGATTTAATAGTTAAAACGCAGGATATAACTGGTAAAATCAAAACAATTACCATTCCTTATTATGCAGCACCGAGCTTACTACGTCCTGGACTTTCTGATTTTTCGTATGAAACAGGTTTTCAAAGACAAAATTTTACTATTAAGAGTAATGATTATAAATATTTAATTCTTAATACTGATTATATGCTTGGTATAAATGATTATTTAACAAGTGGGGGACATTTTGAGTTTTTGAAAAATAATGGAACTGTTGGCACAACTAGTAATTTTAAAATTGGTAATTATGGAGTGGCTGGAATTTCATTAGCAAGTAATATCAAAAACTTTGGACATTCTCAAAGAGTTAATTGCGGATATACTTATGAATCAGAATATTTTGATTTTAATAGTAATTTAGATTGGAATAATAAAAATTATAGAGACGTGTATAACTATCCTAATAAAACTTATTCAAATTTAAGATATCAAATTTCAGCAAGTTATGGTAATGGCGATATTGGTAATATAAGCGTAAATTTTTTAACTTATGCTATAAAAGGTACACTCAAAAATAAAAGATCAAATATTATATCAGTAACTTACCAAAAAAATATTACCAAAAGAGGCGTCTTAAACTTTACTATAGGTACAGATTTAAAGAATAGGCATACAGGTAATTTTGCTTATCTTTCCTTTAATTTAAATCTAGATAATAATAGAAGTGTTTCACTTATCGATTCATATCAAAATAATTACCATATCAAACAGCTTGGCTTTTCATCACCGATTAGCTCAAATATGGGTTGGGGGTATAGTGCTAACTTAATTAAAGCTAAATCTACAAATTATAATGTACAAGTTAATCGTAATGGTGAACATAATGATATGGGACTCTATTTGTATAAAAATGATGCATCAACAACTAAACAGTTCAATATTCAAGGTAGCGTGGTCTCTATTGATAAGAATTATTATATGACAAGACCAATTACCGGAGGTATTGCCTTAGTTAAGGTAAGCGATATGAAAGATGTTGGAGTGTACAATAATAATCAACTAGTTGGTTATACAGATGATAAAGGTAAAATACTTATTCCAAACGTAACCCCTTATATTCCATCTGAAATAAGATTAGATGATGAAAAACTACCTCTTAATGCAGAGTTTTCCGATATTGCATTAAATATTGCACCAAAAACGAAATCGGCAGTAAAATTAGACTTTGGTATTAAAATTGTTAGAAGTGTGGAAATGACAATATTTGATAGCAATAAACATTTCATGCCTCTTGATAGCACCGTTACTATTGAGGGAATAGATGAAGAGTTATTTGTTGGTTACAATGGAAAAGTTTATATAAATGATATAAAAAATCTTGAAGTATTAAATGGTTCTGTCTGTAATGAAAATGTAGAAAATAGTAAATGTTGCCATTTTAGTATACCCGTTAATAAAGATTTAAATGATCCGATAATTGATTTAGGTGAGATAGTATGCGAATAA